Proteins encoded within one genomic window of Lampris incognitus isolate fLamInc1 chromosome 1, fLamInc1.hap2, whole genome shotgun sequence:
- the ccnh gene encoding cyclin-H — translation MFYNSSQKKYWIFGSEESVEQFRCNANQKFRNNTLASGKPGVGESLFLERHEEEVLFRHYEKRLLDFCNAFKPVMPKAVVGTAIMYFRRFYLNNSLMDYHPRIIMLTCAYLSCKVDEFNVSSSQFVGNLQETPAGQEKVLEQILEYELLLIQQLNFHLVVHNPYRPMEGLLIDLKTRYPLLENPESLRKSADDFITRAAMTDAGLLFPPSQIALTAILNSASRAGLNMESYLTECMGLKDNKETLAKMYDSMRRIKSLIKKHELPNPEEVNVYKPKLEKIHAEYTTNNKRKRGYEDDGHVAKEPRVAEEEWTDEDLI, via the exons ATGTTTTATAATAGTTCACAGAAGAAGTACTGGATATTCGGCAGCGAGGAAAGCGTGGAGCAGTTCAGATGTAACGCCAATCAGAAATTCCGTAACAACACGCTTGCAAGTGGAAAG CCTGGGGTTGGTGAATCCCTGTTCTTGGAGCGTCACGAGGAAGAGGTCCTTTTCAGACACTATGAAAAGAGGTTGTTGGACTTCTGCAATGCCTTCAAGCCCGTGATGCCTAAGGCTGTCGTG GGCACAGCCATCATGTATTTCAGAAGATTCTACCTAAACAACTCTCTTATGGATTACCACCCAAGGATTATCAT GCTGACTTGCGCTTACCTGTCCTGTAAGGTGGATGAGTTCAATGTATCCAGCAGTCAGTTTGTGGGTAACCTGCAGGAGACTCCAGCAGGGCAAGAGAAGGTTCTGGAGCAGATCTTGGAGTATGAGCTCCTTCTCATTCAGCAGCTCAACTTCCACCTAGTGGTCCACAACCCCTACAGACCCATGGAGGGCCTGCTCATTGATCTCAAG ACAAGGTATCCACTGCTGGAGAACCCAGAGTCACTGAGGAAGAGTGCTGATGACTTTATTACACGTGCAGCCATGACAGATGCAGGACTGCTGTTTCCACCATCTCAGATTGCTCTTACAGCAATTCTTAACAGTGCATCACGGGCTGGCCTCAACATGGAAAG TTACCTGACAGAATGCATGGGACTCAAAGACAACAAAGAGACCCTTGCAAAGATGTATGATTCAATGAGAC GTATCAAAAGCCTCATAAAAAAGCATGAACTTCCCAACCCAGAGGAGGTGAATGTTTACAAACCTAAGTTGGAGAAGATTCATGCTGAATATACCACAAACAA CAAAAGAAAAAGGGGCTATGAAGATGATGGTCATGTGGCAAAAGAACCCCGTGtagcagaagag GAGTGGACTGATGAAGACTTGATATGA